A window of the Oryzias melastigma strain HK-1 linkage group LG11, ASM292280v2, whole genome shotgun sequence genome harbors these coding sequences:
- the stmnd1 gene encoding stathmin domain-containing protein 1, with translation MGCANSTTTATVVRRLTTDQTDTGSKHGDREDSAVSKGTTDSGVVVENRDVLVLPGDIPGILPPLSSGSFTTGYTEEVTKETDAPVVPQQDEPVKQRQKSSEILEELMSEGIIPAGQSKETLSGTSYSLTMEDEGVVTRRPPARLKSLKVKKAQTFHSREEIDEKMRLAEVRRKSNEETLKTRLRTMSARVRVPAPRSNPSSDEDTSLIPVQSLPSPELSQSPEQLSQDPHGSPQEAELVEETSDDGEELKKQMQVIAKSSEEEEEEEATRVEEFKDGELEVDSSFQQTKDKDDSF, from the exons ATGGGATGCGCAAACTCCACGACAACAGCAACAGTCGTGCGGCGGCTGACGACTGACCAG ACTGATACTGGAAGTAAACATGGTGACCGTGAAGACTCGGCCGTGTCAAAGGGCACCACAGATAGTGGGGTTGTGGTGGAGAACAGAGACGTCTTGGTCCTACCTGGGGATATCCCGGGGATACTTCCTCCCCTGTCATCGGGCAGCTTCACCACAGGGTACACGGAGGAAGTTACGAAAGAAA ctgatGCTCCAGTTGTCCCGCAGCAGGACGAGCCAGTAAAGCAGCGACAAAAATCCAGTGAGATTCTAGAGGAGCTGATGAGTGAGGGGATCATCCCAGCGGGACAGAGCAAAGAGACCCTCAGTGGGACTTCCTACAGCCTTACA ATGGAGGATGAGGGAGTCGTCACACGAAGGCCTCCTGCCCGATTGAAGTCTCTGAAAGTCAAAAAGGCTCAAACGTTCCACAGCAGAGAAGAGATAGATGAGAAGATGAGGCTCGCTGAAGTGAGACGCAAG TCCAACGAGGAGACCCTCAAGACCCGTTTACGGACAATGTCTGCTCGAGTTCGCGTTCCTGCTCCAAGATCAAACCCCAGCAGTGATGAGGACACCTCCCTCATACCTGTGCAGTCCCTTCCGTCACCTGAACTGTCTCAATCTCCGGAACAGCTCAGCCAGGACCCTCACGGATCCCCACAAGAAGCAGAATTGGTTGAGGAGACTTCAGATGATGGTGAGGAACTTAAGAAGCAAATGCAAGTAATAGCAAAGAGctcagaagaggaggaggaggaggaggcgacACGGGTGGAGGAGTTCAAGGATGGTGAGCTGGAGGTTGATTCAAGCTTTCAgcaaacaaaagacaaagacgACTCATTTTAG
- the rbm24a gene encoding RNA-binding protein 24, with translation MHTTQKDTTYTKIFVGGLPYHTTDSSLRKYFEVFGEIEEAVVITDRQTGKSRGYGFVTMADRSAADRACKDPNPIIDGRKANVNLAYLGAKPRVMQPGFTFGVPQIHPAFIQRPYGIPAHYVYPQAFVQPSVVIPHVQPAAAAPATASSPYIDYTGAAYAQYTAAANAAAAAAYEQYPYAASPAATGYVATTGYGYAVPQPLAAAAPGSAAAAAAAAFGQYQAQQLQADRMQ, from the exons ATGCACACTACGCAAAAGGACACGACCTACACGAAGATTTTTGTCGGGGGTCTTCCCTACCACACCACGGATTCCAGTCTCAGGAAATATTTTGAGGTTTTTGGTGAGATTGAAGAAGCGGTGGTCATCACCGACAGACAGACTGGCAAGTCAAGAGGCTATGGATTT GTTACAATGGCGGATCGCTCAGCTGCAGACCGAGCCTGCAAGGACCCAAACCCAATCATTGATGGCAGGAAAGCCAACGTCAACCTGGCCTATCTGGGAGCAAAGCCTCGTGTGATGCAGCCAG gttttacatTTGGTGTGCCCCAAATTCATCCTGCTTTCATCCAGAGGCCTTATGG CATCCCAGCTCACTACGTGTACCCCCAAGCCTTTGTCCAGCCAAGTGTGGTGATCCCCCACGTGCAGCCCGCGGCTGCTGCACCAGCCACCGCCTCCTCCCCGTACATCGACTACACCGGAGCGGCCTATGCGCAGTACACCGCCGCTGCCAACGCTGCAGCGGCCGCGGCCTACGAGCAATACCCCTACGCCGCCTCTCCCGCTGCCACGGGTTACGTCGCCACCACCGGTTACGGTTACGCTGTACCCCAGCCGTTAGCCGCTGCTGCCCCGGGCTCggctgctgccgccgccgccgcagcgTTCGGCCAATACCAGGCTCAGCAGTTGCAAGCCGATCGAATGCAATAG